GGCAATCATCTGAAAGGAAGTTTCAGCTTCAAAAAACGCGACTTTTTGGCAGCCGGCAAAGATTGTCGCCTCGGAAGGGCGGATTTGTTGGCAGGACTGCTTCGCAGACACCGGGTCAGGCGGCGTTGGAGGCAGTGGCGAGCCCGGCGGCCTGCATGGCGTTGTCCTGCCGGTTGCGCACCACCTGTGCGTCAAATCCGTCAATCTGTTCGTTGAACAGCTGAAAGAAATTCAGTTCGGCCCGCAAATGCAGGAACACCCCGCCAAGGCCGATGGCGGCCCGGTCCATGAAGACAAATTCCTGCGGCACCGTGACCGGCCCGAGCTCCTTCAGGGCCGAATGCACCCGGAAGGCTTCCTTGCGGCCATATTCGGCGGCCGAGACGCCGTCCGCGATCGAGCGCACCCGGTCGCTCAGCAGCGGCCCGTAGATGAACCGTGCCCAGATGTTCAGGACCTCGATGATCTCCTTCTTCAGGTTTTTGAAGCCCCAGCGTTCATAGGCCGCGACAACCCGGTCGTTGTCCTCTTCCAGAAGTCCCCGGTAAAGCTCGACCACACCTTCCACGAAGACTTCGGGGAATATCCGGATACAGCCATAATCGAGCAGGTTGATGCCCGCCGGCGCTCCGCCGGTTTCAAACACCGTGTAGTTGCCGAGATGCGGGTCGCCGTGGATCACGCCAAAATGGCTGAACGGGTGCCACCAGGCATGAAACATGGTCCGTGCCAGAAGATTGCGGTCCTCCTGGCTGTGCTCCTTGAAGTCGAGCAACGGCTTGCCCGTCAGCCAGCCCATGGTCAGAAGCCGCTTGGTCGACAGGTCATGCACCACCTCTGGCACGCGGATCTGCTCGGCATCTTTCAGGATCTGCTGATAAAGCGCGATATGCGCTGCCTCGCGGCCATAGTCCAGCTCCTCACGCACCCGCGCGCTGATCTCCTTGGCGATCTCGCGTGTGTCGATGGCAGGGCTCATGCGCCGGTGCAGCGAGAACAGCATCTGAAGCTGTTTCAGATCGGCTTCCACCGCTGATGCCATGTCCGGATATTG
This genomic interval from Labrenzia sp. VG12 contains the following:
- a CDS encoding AarF/ABC1/UbiB kinase family protein, coding for MADSKDRESNRFSARMGRYARVGTNMGGIAAKVAGARLFGMELDNAKNAAELAEALGGLKGPLMKVAQLLSTIPDALPPEYTTELAKLQASAPPMGWAFVKRRMRAELGADWQKRFEEFGREPAAAASLGQVHRATAHDGRVLACKLQYPDMASAVEADLKQLQMLFSLHRRMSPAIDTREIAKEISARVREELDYGREAAHIALYQQILKDAEQIRVPEVVHDLSTKRLLTMGWLTGKPLLDFKEHSQEDRNLLARTMFHAWWHPFSHFGVIHGDPHLGNYTVFETGGAPAGINLLDYGCIRIFPEVFVEGVVELYRGLLEEDNDRVVAAYERWGFKNLKKEIIEVLNIWARFIYGPLLSDRVRSIADGVSAAEYGRKEAFRVHSALKELGPVTVPQEFVFMDRAAIGLGGVFLHLRAELNFFQLFNEQIDGFDAQVVRNRQDNAMQAAGLATASNAA